GGAGGCAGAGGAGAGTACGAGCGAGCAGTCCACCCGCGAGTCCGACGTGGATCTCTTCCCGGTGGTGGGCAAGCAGGTCGACCTGGCGGCGCTGCTGCGCGAACAGATCGACTTGGCCCTGCCGGTGAAGGTACTCTGCCGGGACGACTGCCGGGGATTGTGCGCTTCGTGTGGCGCGAATCTGAACCAGGTCACCTGCCGCTGCGGCAACGAGGCGGGTGGCGGAATGTCCGCCCTGGCCGACCTGGCCCGGAAGTGGAACAGGAATGGAAGGGGGGAGCAGGATCCTCCCGGAGGTAAGTAATCCATGGCGAATCCGAAGCGGCGCACCTCGAAGGCAAGGCGTGACAAGCGTCGCGCACACCACGCCCTGCGCACCCCGGGCATGAGCGTCTGTCCCAACTGCCAGGAACTCAAACTGCCCCACAGGATCTGTCCCTCCTGCGGGCACTACAAGGGCAAAGAGATTCTCTCCACCGAAGAAGCCGACTAGGGGTTTCCGGTGAGTGACCGCCTGCCTCTCGCCCTCGATGCCATGGGCGGCGATCATGCGCCGCTGGAGTGCGTGCAGGGAGGGGTGGACTATGCGCGCCGGACCGGTCGCCGCGTTCTCCTGGTCGGTCCGGAGGACGTCGTCCGCCGGACCCTGTCCCGGACCTGGACCAACGGCGCGGACGTCGAGATCGTGCCCGCCAGCCAGGTCATCGGCTTCGAGGACAAGCTGACGGCGATCCGTTCGAAGCGGGACTCCTCGATTCACGTCGGTGCCCGGCTCGTGCGTGATGGGCTGGCTTCCGGGTTCGTCTCCGCGGGCCATACCGGCGCCATGATGGCCATGTGCAAGGTCATCATGGGGGTCATCGCGGGCGTCGACCGTCCGGCCCTGCCGGCACCCCTGCCGCGGCGCGGGGGGGGCAAGACCGTCCTCGTCGACGCCGGCGC
Above is a window of Acidobacteriota bacterium DNA encoding:
- a CDS encoding DUF177 domain-containing protein produces the protein MLFDISELGPTGVSLDERVDVPAFEWSGGDRVEVRKVRIRARLAPTRRGIEVQGEYAARVGLHCSRCLEAVEKALEGDFRLYLQPVAGEEAEESTSEQSTRESDVDLFPVVGKQVDLAALLREQIDLALPVKVLCRDDCRGLCASCGANLNQVTCRCGNEAGGGMSALADLARKWNRNGRGEQDPPGGK
- the rpmF gene encoding 50S ribosomal protein L32; the encoded protein is MANPKRRTSKARRDKRRAHHALRTPGMSVCPNCQELKLPHRICPSCGHYKGKEILSTEEAD